A stretch of DNA from Nitratireductor thuwali:
CCAGCACCATACTCGGCGGCGCGGGCGGTCTCATCGTCTGCCTGATGCGCCTTTACGGTCCCAAGCCCGCACGCATCTTCGCCATCGGCTATATTGACCTCTTCAGGGCGCTTCCCATCCTGGTGCTCCTGATCCTCATCTACTACGCCCTGCCCTTCGTCGGCATACGGTTTTCCTCCTTCACCTCAGCCACGCTCGCCCTGTCGCTCGTCTTTTCCGCCTTCACCGCAGAGGTCTGCCGCGCCGGCATCGAGAGTATCCCGCGCGGGCAGTTCGAGGCGGCCCAGGCGCTCGGCCTCAACTTCTGGATCACCATGCGCAAGGTGATCCTGCCGCAGGCCCTGCGCGTGGTCATACCGCCGCTCACCAGCAATTGCGTAACCATCTACAAGGACACGGCGCTGGCATCGGTGGTGGCCATGCCGGACCTTCTGAAGCAGGCGACGGACGCCCAGGCGCTTATGGCCAATCCCACCCCGCTCATCGGTGCGGCGGCGATCTATCTGGCCTTCCTGTGGCCGCTGGTGCGGCTGGTGAACCATCTGGAGGAGCGCGGCAGGCGGCAAATGGAAGCGCGCTAGACCTGTCCCAGGCCCGCGAGCGATAGGGGCACCGCGGGCGAAGGCCAATATTCAGAAAGCGGCCGGTCGGCGACAATCGCTGCGGCCCCAACATATGGAGGAACGTTCATGCTGAAGTCACTTGCAATCCTGCTGATGGCCGGCGCCGTCATTTCGGCGGCGCCGGGTCCCGCATCCGCCCAGGAGATAAAGGTGGGGCTGTCGCTGCCGGAGGACATCGTCGGCTTCGACTTCGTCAACGGTATGTACGAGACGTTCAAACAGGAGGTGGAAGCCAACTCCGATATGACCGTCGACCTCGTCTATGCCGGCGCGCTTGGCGCACCCAACGAGCGTCTCAACCAGATGCGGCGAGGGGTCATACAGATGACGGATGCCGCCGACGGCAACTACGCGACCATCTACAGCGACATCCAGGTTCTCAACATGCCCTATCTCTTCCCCACCGAAGAGAGCGCCTGGGCGCTGTTCGACGGGCCGCTGGGAGACAGGCTGGCGCAGGACATCCGCGCCAAGACCGGCATCCGCGTGCTCGGCTGGTGGGAGTCGGGCGGCTTCAAGCATTTCAGCGCCAACAAGCCGATCAGCACGCCCGAGGACATGGCCGGCCTGAAGATGCGCGTCCTGGGGCCGCTCGCCACCATCCCGGTCGAGGCGCTGGGCGCATCGGCAGCACCGATCGCATTCGGCGAGCTCTATACGTCGCTGCGCACCGGTGTTGTCGACGGACAGGACAACTCCGTCGCCACCTTCAACCTCGTCAAGCTCTATGAGGTGCAGTCGCACCTCGCGCTGACGGGGCATACCTACGCCTTCGGCCCGCTCGGCATCAACGATGCCTTCTTCTCCGGCCTGCCGGAGGACAAGCAGCAGATCATCTTCGACGCGGCCGCAAAGGCGATCGAGTTCAACCGCGAGAAATCGCGCGAGATCGAGAGCGGCGCCATCGCTTTTGCCAAGGAGAACGGTGTCGAGGTGATCGAGCTCGACCAGGAGGCCCGCGACGCCTTCCGCGCCGTCATGCAGCCGCCGGCAATCGAGTGGCTCAGGCAGAACGTGGATACCCCGAGCCTCATCGACGAGGCCATCGCCGCGGTAGAAGCCAATCGGTAGAATGATGCGGTTGATCCTTCTCATTGAGAAAGCGCTGCGGCTCGCCGCAGCGCTTTGCCTGCTCACGCTCACGGTTCTGGTCGTCGCCCAGGTGGTCCTGCGCTACGGTTTCGGCGGCGTTCCCTTCTTCACCGAGGAAGTGGCGCGCTACGCGATGATCTGGATGGCGCTGCTGGCGGCCGCCGTGGCCGTGCGCGAGGCGAGCCACATCCGCATCGATTTCGTTCCCGACGCCCTGCGCGCCGTTTCGCCCCGTGCGCGGCTCGTACTTGATGCCGTGCTCGACGTGATCTCGCTCACAGTCTTTCTCGTCCTCCTCTGGTATGGCATCGACATGACCATGTTCGCCGCCGGGCAAACCAGCGAAGGGCTGCGCATCTCGCTCTCCTACCCCTACGCGGCGGTGCCGGTTTCCTTCTTCTTTGCCACCCTCTTTGCGCTGCTGCGCCTTGGCAAAAAAACGGGTGCGCTATGAGCGCTTCCCTGACCCTTCTGAGCACAAGCTTCATCGGCCTGATCGTCGCCGGCTTGCCGATTGCCTGGGCGATGATCGCCGCCGTACTTTTGTGGATGGTCTATACGGGAAGCTGGAGCTTCCTGCCGATCGTCGCCGAACGGCTCTACCAGGGCATGGATTCCTTCGTGCTGATGGCGGTGCCGCTTTTCATCCTAGCCGGTGAACTGGTGAACGAGGGACGGATCACCGACCGGCTGATCGCCTTTGCCAACGCATTATTCGGCTGGATGCGCGGCGGGCTGGCCCAGGTCAATATCGGCGCGTCGATCCTTTTTTCCGGCATCACCGGCGTCGCGTTGGGTGACATCGCCTCCCTCGGCCGGGTCTTTATCCCCGGCATGGTCAAGCAGGGCTACAGTTCGGCCTATGCGGCGGCCGTCACCGCATCCTCCTCCATCATCGGGCCGATGGTGCCCCCTTCCCTCGTCGCCGTCATCTACGGCTCCATGACCAATGTCTCCATCGGCGCGCTGATGGCCGCCACGCTGGTGCCCGGCCTTCTCATCGGCCTCGTCCAGATGATCCTCGTCGCGGTGCAAGCGCGCATCCACGGCTTCCCGGCCGTCGAGATGGACCGCTCCCCTCGAGCGCTGGCGAAAGTCACCGGTCACGCGCTGGTACCGCTTATGATCCCCGTCATCATCCTCGCCGGCATGCTTGGCGGGCTCATGACGCCCACCGAGGCCGGCGGCGTGGCAGCCGCCTATGCCCTCCTCGTCTCTGTCTTCCTCTTCCGTTCCATCCGCTTTGACGCCCTCGCCGGCGTCTTCAACCGCTCGGCCATCTTTTCCGGGCAGTTGCTCATCATCGTCGGCTGCGGCACGGCGTTTTCTTGGGTGATGGGGATGGAGAACGTGCCGAGAATGGTTGGGGCAGCCGTGTCGGGCTGGGAACTCGGCTATTTCGGCACCATGCTGGTTTTCAACGTGATCCTGCTTGCGCTTGGCATGTTCATCGATCCGACGACCGTGATCATCCTCTTCGGGCCGCTACTTTCGGCCGCCGCCGCGCATGCCGGCATCGATCCGCTCCATTTCGGCGTGGTGGCGATCCTCAACCTCAACATCGGCCTGCTGACGCCGCCGCTCGGCGTCTGCCTTTTCGCTGCCGAGCGCATCGCCAATTGCGGCTTCGTGCCGTTGCTGCGGGCGGCCGCACCCTTCATCCTCGTCAACATCATCGCACTGATGATCGTCGTGGCGGTTCCCGAATTAAGCTTGATATTGCCGAGGCTCCTCGGCTTCTAGAAACGGACAGGAACATGAGTAAAAATCGCGACCGGGCCGACGGCTCCGCATATTTCCTCTACCACTCGATCGGCATGTATCCGGGCAAGGCCGAGGCGATGGCCGAGGCCTTCGCCGACTTCTCCCGGAGCTGGGGGGCGCTCGACGACGGACAGTGGGTGCGCGCGCTCGGCCTGCGGCAGGACTTTGTCGAGCTCTGGAGCCGTCTCATCGGCGCGCCGAAGGGGACGCTGACGACAGCGGAGAATGTCACCACGGCGCTCTACAGCCTGATCGGCGCGCTGCCCGAGGAGCATCTCAAGGGCAAGCGCCTGCTGGTGGCGGCGGACTGCTTTCCAAGCCTGCACTTCCTGCTTGCGGGCCTTGCGCCACGGCTGGGCTTTACGCTCGACACCGTGCCGCTGCGCGACGGTGAAAGCTGGGTGCGCGACGAGGATTTCATCGACCGGTGGGACGAAGGCGTCGGGGTCGCGCTCGTGACCTTCGTCACCTCGACCGCCTCGCATCGTCCGGACCTTGCCGTGCTGGTCGAGCATGGGCGGCGCATGGGAAGCCTCATCGGCGTGGACATCACCCAGGGCGTGGGGCTCCTGCCCTTCCACGTCGACCAGCCGGCCGTCGATTTCACCGTCTCCACCACGCTCAAATGGCTGTGTGGCACGCCGGGTGCCGGCATCCTCCACGTCGCCGACCCGCTGCTGAAAACTTGCCGGCCGGAACTGCGCGGCTGGTTCAGTCAGGAAAACATCTTTTCCTGGGATCTGGGCGCCTTCGCCTACGCTTCCGACGCGCGCCGCTTCGACCACGGCACACCGTCGGTGCTGGCCTGTGCAGGTTCCGTGCCGGCGCTGAAGTGGCATGCCGTGCAGGACCACGCCGCCATGCTCGCCCACAACCGGGCGCTCACTGCAATGATCATCGAGGAGGCCGATCGCTTGGGCCTGGCGCTCGCGAGCCCTGCGGAGGAGGAGCGTCGCGGCGGCAGCCTCATGCTGCGCCT
This window harbors:
- a CDS encoding amino acid ABC transporter permease; its protein translation is MDLISTFFNWDVLVRSFPMLMRGIGNTIMLGVASTILGGAGGLIVCLMRLYGPKPARIFAIGYIDLFRALPILVLLILIYYALPFVGIRFSSFTSATLALSLVFSAFTAEVCRAGIESIPRGQFEAAQALGLNFWITMRKVILPQALRVVIPPLTSNCVTIYKDTALASVVAMPDLLKQATDAQALMANPTPLIGAAAIYLAFLWPLVRLVNHLEERGRRQMEAR
- a CDS encoding TRAP transporter substrate-binding protein; translated protein: MLKSLAILLMAGAVISAAPGPASAQEIKVGLSLPEDIVGFDFVNGMYETFKQEVEANSDMTVDLVYAGALGAPNERLNQMRRGVIQMTDAADGNYATIYSDIQVLNMPYLFPTEESAWALFDGPLGDRLAQDIRAKTGIRVLGWWESGGFKHFSANKPISTPEDMAGLKMRVLGPLATIPVEALGASAAPIAFGELYTSLRTGVVDGQDNSVATFNLVKLYEVQSHLALTGHTYAFGPLGINDAFFSGLPEDKQQIIFDAAAKAIEFNREKSREIESGAIAFAKENGVEVIELDQEARDAFRAVMQPPAIEWLRQNVDTPSLIDEAIAAVEANR
- a CDS encoding TRAP transporter small permease; the protein is MILLIEKALRLAAALCLLTLTVLVVAQVVLRYGFGGVPFFTEEVARYAMIWMALLAAAVAVREASHIRIDFVPDALRAVSPRARLVLDAVLDVISLTVFLVLLWYGIDMTMFAAGQTSEGLRISLSYPYAAVPVSFFFATLFALLRLGKKTGAL
- a CDS encoding TRAP transporter large permease, which translates into the protein MSASLTLLSTSFIGLIVAGLPIAWAMIAAVLLWMVYTGSWSFLPIVAERLYQGMDSFVLMAVPLFILAGELVNEGRITDRLIAFANALFGWMRGGLAQVNIGASILFSGITGVALGDIASLGRVFIPGMVKQGYSSAYAAAVTASSSIIGPMVPPSLVAVIYGSMTNVSIGALMAATLVPGLLIGLVQMILVAVQARIHGFPAVEMDRSPRALAKVTGHALVPLMIPVIILAGMLGGLMTPTEAGGVAAAYALLVSVFLFRSIRFDALAGVFNRSAIFSGQLLIIVGCGTAFSWVMGMENVPRMVGAAVSGWELGYFGTMLVFNVILLALGMFIDPTTVIILFGPLLSAAAAHAGIDPLHFGVVAILNLNIGLLTPPLGVCLFAAERIANCGFVPLLRAAAPFILVNIIALMIVVAVPELSLILPRLLGF
- a CDS encoding aminotransferase class V-fold PLP-dependent enzyme; this encodes MSKNRDRADGSAYFLYHSIGMYPGKAEAMAEAFADFSRSWGALDDGQWVRALGLRQDFVELWSRLIGAPKGTLTTAENVTTALYSLIGALPEEHLKGKRLLVAADCFPSLHFLLAGLAPRLGFTLDTVPLRDGESWVRDEDFIDRWDEGVGVALVTFVTSTASHRPDLAVLVEHGRRMGSLIGVDITQGVGLLPFHVDQPAVDFTVSTTLKWLCGTPGAGILHVADPLLKTCRPELRGWFSQENIFSWDLGAFAYASDARRFDHGTPSVLACAGSVPALKWHAVQDHAAMLAHNRALTAMIIEEADRLGLALASPAEEERRGGSLMLRLPEGSEPAAIVDGLRERAVFADCRGRILRLSPGTVTTEDGVSRLFAALYGILE